One stretch of Sardina pilchardus chromosome 17, fSarPil1.1, whole genome shotgun sequence DNA includes these proteins:
- the phlda1 gene encoding pleckstrin homology-like domain family A member 1, producing the protein MLENGGKVLKEGLLEKRSDGLLQLWKKKRCVLTEDGLLLHPPKQHDHPHYHHTHDHPHHHHFGKVKELHFANMKTVDCVERKGKYVYFTVVMTEGKEIDFRCPQDEGWNAEITLQMVQYKNRQAILAVKSTRQKQQLLVAQIPGGQKMIRNSPNVA; encoded by the coding sequence ATGCTGGAGAACGGCGGCAAGGTGCTGAAAGAGGGGCTGCTGGAGAAGAGAAGTGACGGCTTGCTGCAGCTGTGGAAGAAGAAACGCTGCGTGCTGACAGAGGACGGACTGCTGCTACACCCGCCGAAACAGCATGACCACCCGCACTACCACCATACTCACGACCATCCGCACCACCATCATTTCGGCAAAGTCAAAGAGCTGCACTTTGCCAACATGAAGACGGTGGACTGCgtggagagaaaggggaaataCGTTTACTTCACGGTGGTCATGACGGAGGGCAAGGAGATAGATTTCAGGTGTCCGCAGGACGAGGGCTGGAACGCAGAAATCACTCTGCAGATGGTGCAGTACAAAAACCGTCAGGCGATATTGGCGGTGAAGTCTACGCGGCAGAAACAGCAGCTACTCGTGGCTCAGATACCAGGAGGACAGAAGATGATCAGAAACTCGCCTAATGTTGCCTGA
- the nap1l1 gene encoding nucleosome assembly protein 1-like 1 isoform X2, with protein sequence MADIDNKDNTEMDPADMEDVEEVEEEETGEDSKARQLTVQMMQNPQILAALQERLDGLVGSPSGYMESLPKVVKRRVNALKNLQVKCAHIEAKFYEEVHELERKYAALYQPLFDKRSEIVKAAYEPTDEECEWKADDEEELSVSKQDEMKDKAKVEEEKKDEEKEDPKGIPEFWLTVFKNVDLLSDMLQEHDEPILKHLQDIKVKFSDAGQPMSFTLEFFFEPNDFFTNTLLTKTYVMRSEPDESDPFSFDGPEIMRCTGCPIDWTKGKNVTLKTIKKKQKHKGRGTVRTVTKTVPNDSFFNFFSPPEVPESGEMDEDSEAVLAADFEIGHFIRERIVPRAVLYFTGEAIEDDDDDYDEEGEEADDEEGEEEADEENDPEYDPKKDANPPAECKQQ encoded by the exons ATGGCAGACATTGACAA CAAAGACAATACTGAAATGGACCCTGCAGATATGGAGGACGTAGAAGAAGTCGAAGAGGAGGAGACTGGAGAGGACAGCAAAG CTCGTCAGCTCACAGTGCAGATGATGCAGAACCCACAGATCCTGGCGGCGCTGCAGGAGCGACTGGACGGACTGGTGGGCTCACCGTCTGGCTACATGGAGAG TTTACCGAAGGTTGTGAAGAGGCGTGTGAACGCCCTGAAGAACCTGCAGGTGAAGTGCGCTCACATCGAGGCCAAGTTCTACGAGGAAGTGCACGAGTTGGAGAGAAAATATGCTGCTCTCTACCAGCCTCTCTTTGACAAG CGTAGTGAAATCGTCAAGGCAGCGTACGAGCCCACAGATGAGGAGTGTGAGTGGAAGGCGGATGACGAGGAAGAGCTGAGCGTAAGTAAGCAG GATGAGATGAAGGACAAGGCtaaagtggaggaggagaagaaggacgaggagaaggaggacCCCAAGGGCATCCCCGAGTTCTGGTTGACCGTCTTCAAGAACGTGGACCTCCTCAGCGACATGTTGCAG GAGCATGATGAGCCCATTCTTAAGCACTTACAGGACATTAAAGTGAAATTTTCAGATGCTGGCCAGCCAATG AGCTTCACATTAGAATTCTTCTTTGAGCCCAACGACTTCTTCACAAACACATTGCTGACAAAAACGTACGTAATGCGCTCTGAACCCGACGAGTCGGACCCCTTCTCCTTCGACGGACCAGAGATCATGCGCTGCACAGG GTGTCCGATTGACTGGACGAAGGGCAAGAACGTCACGCTGAAGACCATcaagaagaagcagaagcacAAGGGCCGCGGAACAGTCCGGACAGTCACCAAGACCGTTCCCAACGACTccttcttcaacttcttctcACCCCCAGAAG TCCCAGAAAGTGGTGAGATG GATGAGGACTCTGAGGCTGTGCTGGCTGCTGACTTTGAGATCGGCCACTTCATCCGCGAGCGCATTGTTCCCCGGGCAGTACTCTACTTCACAGGAGAGGCCATCgaagatgatgacgatgat TATGAtgaggaaggagaagaagcTGATGATGAG gagggagaggaagaggcagatGAAGAGAACGATCCAGAATACGATCCCAAG AAGGACGCCAACCCCCCAGCGGAGTGCAAGCAACAGTGA
- the nap1l1 gene encoding nucleosome assembly protein 1-like 1 isoform X4: protein MADIDNKDNTEMDPADMEDVEEVEEEETGEDSKARQLTVQMMQNPQILAALQERLDGLVGSPSGYMESLPKVVKRRVNALKNLQVKCAHIEAKFYEEVHELERKYAALYQPLFDKRSEIVKAAYEPTDEECEWKADDEEELSDEMKDKAKVEEEKKDEEKEDPKGIPEFWLTVFKNVDLLSDMLQEHDEPILKHLQDIKVKFSDAGQPMSFTLEFFFEPNDFFTNTLLTKTYVMRSEPDESDPFSFDGPEIMRCTGCPIDWTKGKNVTLKTIKKKQKHKGRGTVRTVTKTVPNDSFFNFFSPPEVPESGEMDEDSEAVLAADFEIGHFIRERIVPRAVLYFTGEAIEDDDDDYDEEGEEADDEEGEEEADEENDPEYDPKKDANPPAECKQQ from the exons ATGGCAGACATTGACAA CAAAGACAATACTGAAATGGACCCTGCAGATATGGAGGACGTAGAAGAAGTCGAAGAGGAGGAGACTGGAGAGGACAGCAAAG CTCGTCAGCTCACAGTGCAGATGATGCAGAACCCACAGATCCTGGCGGCGCTGCAGGAGCGACTGGACGGACTGGTGGGCTCACCGTCTGGCTACATGGAGAG TTTACCGAAGGTTGTGAAGAGGCGTGTGAACGCCCTGAAGAACCTGCAGGTGAAGTGCGCTCACATCGAGGCCAAGTTCTACGAGGAAGTGCACGAGTTGGAGAGAAAATATGCTGCTCTCTACCAGCCTCTCTTTGACAAG CGTAGTGAAATCGTCAAGGCAGCGTACGAGCCCACAGATGAGGAGTGTGAGTGGAAGGCGGATGACGAGGAAGAGCTGAGC GATGAGATGAAGGACAAGGCtaaagtggaggaggagaagaaggacgaggagaaggaggacCCCAAGGGCATCCCCGAGTTCTGGTTGACCGTCTTCAAGAACGTGGACCTCCTCAGCGACATGTTGCAG GAGCATGATGAGCCCATTCTTAAGCACTTACAGGACATTAAAGTGAAATTTTCAGATGCTGGCCAGCCAATG AGCTTCACATTAGAATTCTTCTTTGAGCCCAACGACTTCTTCACAAACACATTGCTGACAAAAACGTACGTAATGCGCTCTGAACCCGACGAGTCGGACCCCTTCTCCTTCGACGGACCAGAGATCATGCGCTGCACAGG GTGTCCGATTGACTGGACGAAGGGCAAGAACGTCACGCTGAAGACCATcaagaagaagcagaagcacAAGGGCCGCGGAACAGTCCGGACAGTCACCAAGACCGTTCCCAACGACTccttcttcaacttcttctcACCCCCAGAAG TCCCAGAAAGTGGTGAGATG GATGAGGACTCTGAGGCTGTGCTGGCTGCTGACTTTGAGATCGGCCACTTCATCCGCGAGCGCATTGTTCCCCGGGCAGTACTCTACTTCACAGGAGAGGCCATCgaagatgatgacgatgat TATGAtgaggaaggagaagaagcTGATGATGAG gagggagaggaagaggcagatGAAGAGAACGATCCAGAATACGATCCCAAG AAGGACGCCAACCCCCCAGCGGAGTGCAAGCAACAGTGA
- the nap1l1 gene encoding nucleosome assembly protein 1-like 1 isoform X5: MADIDNKDNTEMDPADMEDVEEVEEEETGEDSKARQLTVQMMQNPQILAALQERLDGLVGSPSGYMESLPKVVKRRVNALKNLQVKCAHIEAKFYEEVHELERKYAALYQPLFDKRSEIVKAAYEPTDEECEWKADDEEELSVSKQDEMKDKAKVEEEKKDEEKEDPKGIPEFWLTVFKNVDLLSDMLQVREHDEPILKHLQDIKVKFSDAGQPMSFTLEFFFEPNDFFTNTLLTKTYVMRSEPDESDPFSFDGPEIMRCTGCPIDWTKGKNVTLKTIKKKQKHKGRGTVRTVTKTVPNDSFFNFFSPPEVPESGEMDEDSEAVLAADFEIGHFIRERIVPRAVLYFTGEAIEDDDDDYDEEGEEADDEEGEEEADEENDPEYDPKV, from the exons ATGGCAGACATTGACAA CAAAGACAATACTGAAATGGACCCTGCAGATATGGAGGACGTAGAAGAAGTCGAAGAGGAGGAGACTGGAGAGGACAGCAAAG CTCGTCAGCTCACAGTGCAGATGATGCAGAACCCACAGATCCTGGCGGCGCTGCAGGAGCGACTGGACGGACTGGTGGGCTCACCGTCTGGCTACATGGAGAG TTTACCGAAGGTTGTGAAGAGGCGTGTGAACGCCCTGAAGAACCTGCAGGTGAAGTGCGCTCACATCGAGGCCAAGTTCTACGAGGAAGTGCACGAGTTGGAGAGAAAATATGCTGCTCTCTACCAGCCTCTCTTTGACAAG CGTAGTGAAATCGTCAAGGCAGCGTACGAGCCCACAGATGAGGAGTGTGAGTGGAAGGCGGATGACGAGGAAGAGCTGAGCGTAAGTAAGCAG GATGAGATGAAGGACAAGGCtaaagtggaggaggagaagaaggacgaggagaaggaggacCCCAAGGGCATCCCCGAGTTCTGGTTGACCGTCTTCAAGAACGTGGACCTCCTCAGCGACATGTTGCAGGTGCGG GAGCATGATGAGCCCATTCTTAAGCACTTACAGGACATTAAAGTGAAATTTTCAGATGCTGGCCAGCCAATG AGCTTCACATTAGAATTCTTCTTTGAGCCCAACGACTTCTTCACAAACACATTGCTGACAAAAACGTACGTAATGCGCTCTGAACCCGACGAGTCGGACCCCTTCTCCTTCGACGGACCAGAGATCATGCGCTGCACAGG GTGTCCGATTGACTGGACGAAGGGCAAGAACGTCACGCTGAAGACCATcaagaagaagcagaagcacAAGGGCCGCGGAACAGTCCGGACAGTCACCAAGACCGTTCCCAACGACTccttcttcaacttcttctcACCCCCAGAAG TCCCAGAAAGTGGTGAGATG GATGAGGACTCTGAGGCTGTGCTGGCTGCTGACTTTGAGATCGGCCACTTCATCCGCGAGCGCATTGTTCCCCGGGCAGTACTCTACTTCACAGGAGAGGCCATCgaagatgatgacgatgat TATGAtgaggaaggagaagaagcTGATGATGAG gagggagaggaagaggcagatGAAGAGAACGATCCAGAATACGATCCCAAG GTGTAA
- the nap1l1 gene encoding nucleosome assembly protein 1-like 1 isoform X1 has translation MADIDNKDNTEMDPADMEDVEEVEEEETGEDSKARQLTVQMMQNPQILAALQERLDGLVGSPSGYMESLPKVVKRRVNALKNLQVKCAHIEAKFYEEVHELERKYAALYQPLFDKRSEIVKAAYEPTDEECEWKADDEEELSVSKQDEMKDKAKVEEEKKDEEKEDPKGIPEFWLTVFKNVDLLSDMLQVREHDEPILKHLQDIKVKFSDAGQPMSFTLEFFFEPNDFFTNTLLTKTYVMRSEPDESDPFSFDGPEIMRCTGCPIDWTKGKNVTLKTIKKKQKHKGRGTVRTVTKTVPNDSFFNFFSPPEVPESGEMDEDSEAVLAADFEIGHFIRERIVPRAVLYFTGEAIEDDDDDYDEEGEEADDEEGEEEADEENDPEYDPKKDANPPAECKQQ, from the exons ATGGCAGACATTGACAA CAAAGACAATACTGAAATGGACCCTGCAGATATGGAGGACGTAGAAGAAGTCGAAGAGGAGGAGACTGGAGAGGACAGCAAAG CTCGTCAGCTCACAGTGCAGATGATGCAGAACCCACAGATCCTGGCGGCGCTGCAGGAGCGACTGGACGGACTGGTGGGCTCACCGTCTGGCTACATGGAGAG TTTACCGAAGGTTGTGAAGAGGCGTGTGAACGCCCTGAAGAACCTGCAGGTGAAGTGCGCTCACATCGAGGCCAAGTTCTACGAGGAAGTGCACGAGTTGGAGAGAAAATATGCTGCTCTCTACCAGCCTCTCTTTGACAAG CGTAGTGAAATCGTCAAGGCAGCGTACGAGCCCACAGATGAGGAGTGTGAGTGGAAGGCGGATGACGAGGAAGAGCTGAGCGTAAGTAAGCAG GATGAGATGAAGGACAAGGCtaaagtggaggaggagaagaaggacgaggagaaggaggacCCCAAGGGCATCCCCGAGTTCTGGTTGACCGTCTTCAAGAACGTGGACCTCCTCAGCGACATGTTGCAGGTGCGG GAGCATGATGAGCCCATTCTTAAGCACTTACAGGACATTAAAGTGAAATTTTCAGATGCTGGCCAGCCAATG AGCTTCACATTAGAATTCTTCTTTGAGCCCAACGACTTCTTCACAAACACATTGCTGACAAAAACGTACGTAATGCGCTCTGAACCCGACGAGTCGGACCCCTTCTCCTTCGACGGACCAGAGATCATGCGCTGCACAGG GTGTCCGATTGACTGGACGAAGGGCAAGAACGTCACGCTGAAGACCATcaagaagaagcagaagcacAAGGGCCGCGGAACAGTCCGGACAGTCACCAAGACCGTTCCCAACGACTccttcttcaacttcttctcACCCCCAGAAG TCCCAGAAAGTGGTGAGATG GATGAGGACTCTGAGGCTGTGCTGGCTGCTGACTTTGAGATCGGCCACTTCATCCGCGAGCGCATTGTTCCCCGGGCAGTACTCTACTTCACAGGAGAGGCCATCgaagatgatgacgatgat TATGAtgaggaaggagaagaagcTGATGATGAG gagggagaggaagaggcagatGAAGAGAACGATCCAGAATACGATCCCAAG AAGGACGCCAACCCCCCAGCGGAGTGCAAGCAACAGTGA
- the nap1l1 gene encoding nucleosome assembly protein 1-like 1 isoform X3, translated as MADIDNKDNTEMDPADMEDVEEVEEEETGEDSKARQLTVQMMQNPQILAALQERLDGLVGSPSGYMESLPKVVKRRVNALKNLQVKCAHIEAKFYEEVHELERKYAALYQPLFDKRSEIVKAAYEPTDEECEWKADDEEELSDEMKDKAKVEEEKKDEEKEDPKGIPEFWLTVFKNVDLLSDMLQVREHDEPILKHLQDIKVKFSDAGQPMSFTLEFFFEPNDFFTNTLLTKTYVMRSEPDESDPFSFDGPEIMRCTGCPIDWTKGKNVTLKTIKKKQKHKGRGTVRTVTKTVPNDSFFNFFSPPEVPESGEMDEDSEAVLAADFEIGHFIRERIVPRAVLYFTGEAIEDDDDDYDEEGEEADDEEGEEEADEENDPEYDPKKDANPPAECKQQ; from the exons ATGGCAGACATTGACAA CAAAGACAATACTGAAATGGACCCTGCAGATATGGAGGACGTAGAAGAAGTCGAAGAGGAGGAGACTGGAGAGGACAGCAAAG CTCGTCAGCTCACAGTGCAGATGATGCAGAACCCACAGATCCTGGCGGCGCTGCAGGAGCGACTGGACGGACTGGTGGGCTCACCGTCTGGCTACATGGAGAG TTTACCGAAGGTTGTGAAGAGGCGTGTGAACGCCCTGAAGAACCTGCAGGTGAAGTGCGCTCACATCGAGGCCAAGTTCTACGAGGAAGTGCACGAGTTGGAGAGAAAATATGCTGCTCTCTACCAGCCTCTCTTTGACAAG CGTAGTGAAATCGTCAAGGCAGCGTACGAGCCCACAGATGAGGAGTGTGAGTGGAAGGCGGATGACGAGGAAGAGCTGAGC GATGAGATGAAGGACAAGGCtaaagtggaggaggagaagaaggacgaggagaaggaggacCCCAAGGGCATCCCCGAGTTCTGGTTGACCGTCTTCAAGAACGTGGACCTCCTCAGCGACATGTTGCAGGTGCGG GAGCATGATGAGCCCATTCTTAAGCACTTACAGGACATTAAAGTGAAATTTTCAGATGCTGGCCAGCCAATG AGCTTCACATTAGAATTCTTCTTTGAGCCCAACGACTTCTTCACAAACACATTGCTGACAAAAACGTACGTAATGCGCTCTGAACCCGACGAGTCGGACCCCTTCTCCTTCGACGGACCAGAGATCATGCGCTGCACAGG GTGTCCGATTGACTGGACGAAGGGCAAGAACGTCACGCTGAAGACCATcaagaagaagcagaagcacAAGGGCCGCGGAACAGTCCGGACAGTCACCAAGACCGTTCCCAACGACTccttcttcaacttcttctcACCCCCAGAAG TCCCAGAAAGTGGTGAGATG GATGAGGACTCTGAGGCTGTGCTGGCTGCTGACTTTGAGATCGGCCACTTCATCCGCGAGCGCATTGTTCCCCGGGCAGTACTCTACTTCACAGGAGAGGCCATCgaagatgatgacgatgat TATGAtgaggaaggagaagaagcTGATGATGAG gagggagaggaagaggcagatGAAGAGAACGATCCAGAATACGATCCCAAG AAGGACGCCAACCCCCCAGCGGAGTGCAAGCAACAGTGA